From a single Carassius gibelio isolate Cgi1373 ecotype wild population from Czech Republic chromosome A18, carGib1.2-hapl.c, whole genome shotgun sequence genomic region:
- the LOC127934448 gene encoding reticulocalbin-2-like codes for MATDSAQNFSYQPFRKIRCTTLLLLMVCCTSGVTGNQIIQEDHLGKHNHEHNANVFLGSKDKDEIQKLSPSEQRKRLVEIVKKIDTNSDKYLTPEEITLWIQRVYRRYALEDAEERFPEFDSNNDGLVSWDEYNMVLHGHTVEVDVDVVLDDPEDESLRFLHAKEKRRFDFADMDGSAGLNLTEFLAFTHPSEVDHMADFAIEDVLSEYDLDKDGFISLSEFIGDLRANEQEEPSQWEVEETVRFKDLYDQDKDGKLNRDEQLRWVAPNTYGSAREEAIHLIKEMDQDGDGRLSETEILKNQDTFMNSEVTDYGRQLHVPHDEL; via the exons ATGGCAACAGATTCAGCTCAAAACTTTAGCTATCAGCCTTTCAGAA AGATTAGATGCACAACTCTCCTGTTGCTGATGGTTTGTTGTACATCAGGAGTAACTGGAAACCAGATCATCCAAGAGGATCATTTAGGCAAGCATAACCATGAACACAATGCAAATGTGTTCCTTGGCTCTAAG GACAAAGATGAAATACAAAAACTCAGCCCATCTGAGCAGCGAAAGCGACTGGTAGAGATAGTGAAGAAGATTGACACCAACTCTGATAAATACCTTACTCCAG AGGAAATCACATTATGGATACAGAGGGTGTACAGGAGATATGCACTGGAGGATGCTGAGGAACGCTTCCCTGAGTTTGACTCCAACAATGATGGTCTGGTATCTTGGGACGAATACAATATGGTCTTGCATGGTCATACTGTGGAAGTTGATGTAGATGTTGTGCTTGATGACCCCGAGGACGAGTCTCTCAGATTT CTCCATGCAAAGGAAAAAAGACGTTTTGACTTTGCCGATATGGATGGCTCAGCTGGCCTGAACTTAACTGAGTTCCTTGCATTTACTCATCCGTCTGAGGTGGATCACATGGCT GATTTTGCCATTGAAGACGTGCTTTCTGAATATGACTTGGATAAAGATGGATTCATCAGCTTGAGTGAATTCATTGGAGATCTCAGAGCAAATG AGCAGGAAGAGCCCTCGCAGTGGGAGGTTGAGGAAACTGTGCGTTTTAAAGATCTCTATGACCAGGATAAGGATGGTAAACTCAACAGAGATGAACAGCTCCGCTGGGTCGCTCCCAACACCTATGGCTCAGCACGAGAAGAA GCTATACATCTGATCAAGGAAATGGACCAAGATGGTGACGGAAGGCTCTCGGAGACGGAGATTTTAAAAAACCAAGACACTTTCATGAACAGTGAAGTGACCGATTACGGCAGACAGCTTCATGTGCCACATGATGAATTGTAA